TTCTTGAGGAGGGGTTCGACCTGTTCCTCGTACGCGGTCAACGCGGTGTCGATCACGTTGTGCATGTCGTAGTACTTGTACGTGCCCAGACGGCCGCCGAACACCGTCTTCGGCTCGGCCTTCGCGAGCTCCTCGTACCTCGCGTACAGCGCCTTGTCGGCCTCGGTGTTGATCGGATAGTACGGCTCGTCGCCGCGCTCGGCGAAACGGCTGTACTCCTCCCACACCACGGTCCTGTCGGGATTCTGCGAGGCGGCGCGTTCCGGATTGAAGTTCTTGAACTCGATCGCGCGCGTGTACGGCACGTCCGCGTCGGAGAAGTTCATCACCGGGCAGCCGAAATGGTCGCCCTCGTCGTAGCGGACCTCCTTGAAGTCGACCGTGCGCCACTTGAGCTCGCCCAGCGAGTAGTCGAAGTAGCGGTCCACCGGACCCGTGTACACCACCGGCACGCCGGCCGCGGCCAAAGCCTTCCTGTTGTACGGCTGGGACTCGTCGAAGAAGTCGGTCTCCAGGGTCACATGGATGCGCGGATCGTCGATCATGCGCTCCATCCACGCGGTGTAGCCGTCGGCCGGCAGGCCCTCCCACGTGTCCTTGAAATAGCGGTTGTCGTAGTTGAAGCGTACCGGCAGGCGGTTGATGATGCCCGCGGGCAGGTCCTTCGGGTCGGTCTGCCACTGCTTGCCCGTGTAGTTCTTGATGAACGCCTCGTACAGGGGGCGGCCGATCAGCGAAATGCCCTTGTCGTTGAGGTTCTGGGGATCCTTGCCGGCCAGCTCGCCGGCCTGCTCGGCCACGAGCGCCTTGGCTTCGGCGGGCGTGTAGTGCGCGCGGAAGAACTGGTTGATGGTGCCCAGGTTGATCGGCAGGGGGTAGACCTCGCCGTCGTGCGTGGCATACACGCGGTGCACGTAGTCGGTGAACGAGGTGAACCTGTTCACATAGTCCCACACGCGCTTGTTGGACGTGTGGAACAGGTGCGCGCCGTACTTGTGGATCTCCGCGCCGGTCTCCTCGTCCATGTAGCTGTACGCGTTGCCGCCGATGTGGTCGCGCACGTCGATGATCTCCACGCGCACGCCGAGCCTCTCCACGGCCTGCTGGGCCACGGTCAGGCCGAACAGGCCCGCGCCCACGACCACCAGATCGGGATATTCCACCGCTTCAGTCATAAGAACAACCTTCCGAACTTAAAACAAACACACAATATTCGTGTGCGATTCCTCATCAAGCATACCCGTCCGCCCTCCTTAACGCGGGGCGCACATGGGGAAGCGGCATTTTGACGTTTGATTTCCCTGTGTCGCTGATCGTGGGGCTGACTGCTCCACGGATCATGGCATGGTCTGTGTGGTTCGTGCGAGGTCTGTGGCGCGGGTTGTGCTGCGGTTCGTGCGGCTTGCGGCGCGGTTCGGTCCGGGCATGGTGTACACTGGTCTTTGCCTCCGCGTGGCGGTACGTCACCCAACTCCCCCAGGGCAGGAATGCAGCAAGGGTAAGTGGCCTCTTCCGGGTGCGTGGAGGTTTTCTTATATCTTCATGCCATTCGCGCATACCGTAGAGCCAATGCCGTATTCTCGATGATTATGACCGACGAATTCAAGCCAATCATCCGAGACCCGCACAAGTCCGCGAATATGCTGGAACAGCCGGTCGCGCCCGTTCCCGTGCCGCAGCCGCCGTCTGATCCGATCGAACAGGTGCTTTCCCCACGTGAAGTGAGCGAAGGGCTTGCCAAAGCCGATCCGCTGACCCGTCATCCGCGCGTGTCGAGCATTATGCTCAGCGTGGTGTTCGGTCTGCTGCTGCTTGCCGCCGCGGTGGGCGTCTGGTGGTTGGGCGTGCGCACGATGGAAGGCCAAAGCTATGAAGACATGGTCTGGTCGAAATTCGATGCGGCCCTGCCGGGATGGCTGGAACCGGTCGTGCATGTCTTCACCATTTCCACCGTTGTAATCGCAACAAGCGCGATTATGTCGATAATCGCCCTCGCTGTACTCATCGTAAGAAAACGATGGCTGTTGATTGCTCAACTGGCGGTATTCGGCGGAATCTGCTTTGCCACAGCAGAGTTGCTGAAGCCGCTGCTGCCACGTCCGTACTTAATCAATCTGGAATCAAATCCCAATAATTCCGCGCCTTCCGGGCATGTCATACTCGCCGCCGCGGCAGGAGTGATCCTACTATGCGCCGTGCCTCGCGTATGCCGTGCGCTCGTTGCCGTGATCGGCTGGCTGTATGCGGTACTCGTCGGATTGTCGGTGATCGCGGGACAGTGGCACCGGCCGACCGACGTGATCATGGCATTGCTGATCGTCGGCGGAGTGGCAATGATCACGCTTGCCGCGACGTTTGCGAACGGCATGGATGAGCCCGGTTCGCGCGCGTCGTCGCCTTCCGTGCAGATCGTCGGCAGCGTGCTGTTGACGTTCGGCGTGCTCGGCACCCTGTATGGCGCATACATTATTTGGCAGATTCAGCCGGGACTTGCGATGAGTGCGGAATGGACGAATTCCGGCGCGCACCTTTCCACGGTGATTCTGACGGCTTCCGTTGCGTCGTTGGTGTTCGGGCTGGTGTTGACCATGCGTCAGCTGACCGCCTCGCCATTGACGAAACTTGGGCTTGTCGGCGCACCTCCGGCCCCTCCGAAACGCTGACGGCAAAACGTACGATCACGCCGAAAATTTCCGGCACCGGTCGCTCGCGCCACACGGACGGTTTGCCAACTGCATACGGTCAGTGAGTATTATTGCGTTGCAAACGCTAGTAATAAGGAGTGGCTATGGCTACCGGCAGCAAGCTCGTGATTGTGGAGTCTCCCACCAAGGCCAAGAAAATCGGTGGGTATTTGGGCTCCGAATATACGGTGATGGCCTCGGTCGGCCATATTCGAGATCTTGCGCAGCCGAGCCAGGTGCCGGCCGCCGACAAAACCAAATTCGGCAAGTTCGGCGTTGACGTGGAAGACGGATTCAAGCCGTATTACATCGTCGACGGCAACAAGAAGAAAACCGTGTCCGAGCTGAAAAGCGCGTTGAAAAAAGCCGACACCCTGTACCTCGCAACCGATGAGGATCGCGAGGGAGAGGCCATCGCCTGGCATCTGGTACAGACACTCAAGCCGAAAGTGCCGGTTAAGCGCATGGTGTTCCACGAAATCACGAAGGAAGCCATCAAAGCGTCGCTTGACAATACTCGCGACGTTGACGACGACATGGTCGACGCCCAGGAAACCCGCCGTATTCTGGACCGCCTGTACGGCTATGAGCTTTCTCCGGTGCTGTGGCGCAAGGTTGGGCCGGGTCTTTCCGCGGGCCGTGTGCAGTCCGTCGCCACGCGTTTGATCGTGGAGCGCGAGCGCGAGCGTATGGCGTTCGTGCGTGCCCCGTATTGGGATGTCACCGCAACGTTGGAGGCGCCGGATGCCGATGGCAATAATGTTGCGTTCGATTCTCGTATGGTGTCGTTGGGTGGCCGTCGTTTGGCTGGTTCCAAGGATTTCGGCGCCGATGGCAAGCTGACTGCGGCCGGTGCGAAGGATCAGGTCGTGCAGTTGGACGAGGCGCAGGCTTCCGCGATTGCTCAGGCATTGGAATTTGCAACGTTTACTGTCGCGTCGATGGAAACCAAGCCGTACCGTCGCCGTCCGGTTCCACCGTTTACCACGTCCACCTTGCAGCAGACCGCCGGCAATCGTCTCGGCATGAGCTCGCGTCAGACCATGCGTGCGGCGCAAGGATTGTACGAAAACGGCTATATCACCTACATGCGTACCGATTCGGTGACGCTGTCGCAAGAGGCGATCGCAGCCGCACGCGAAGCGGTCGTCAAGCATTTCGGCGAAAACTATCTGTCGGACGCGCCGAAACAATATGCCACAAAGACGGCAGGCGCGCAGGAAGCCCACGAATGCATCAGGCCGGCGGGCGCGAAATTCCGTGACCCTGCGGAAATCGCAAGCAAAGTGCCGGCCGACCAGCTCAAACTGTACACGCTGATCTGGCAGCGCACGCTTGCCTGCCAGATGGCAGACGCAACCGGTTCCACGGCGACCGTGCGACTGTCCGCGTCGACCGAATCGAATGGGGAAGCCATGTTCCAGGCTTCCGGCACCGTTATCGAGTTCCCCGGCTTTATGAAGGCGACCGGTGAGGGCCGCCGAGCGTTCGCCGAATCGAAGAAGGGTGATGTTGCTGGAAGCGTTGAACAGGCCGCGCAATCCGGCAAATCCAGCAAAGCGGATAAGAAGTCGGATGACAATGTGTCGCTGCCGCCGATGAATCCGGGCGATGCGCTCGCTGCGGTGGCGGTTGGTGCCGACGGACACGAAACTCAGCCTCCGGCGCGTTACACTGAAGCGTCGCTTGTGAAAACGTTGGAACAGAAGGAAATCGGCCGCCCGTCCACGTATGCGAGCATTATTTCCACGATTATCGATCGCGGGTACGTGTATGAGCGCGGTCGTGCGTTGATTCCGTCGTGGCTCGCGTTCTCCGTGGTCAAATTGCTGGAAACAAAGTTCCCGCGGTATGTGGATTATGAGTTCACTGCCGATATGGAAAGCGGTCTTGACCAGATCGCGAGCGGTCAGGAGACCGGCAGGAATTGGCTGACCCGCTTCTATTTCGGTTCCGGTGAGGGTGCCGCGCAGTCTGCAGACGAGGCACATGCCGGCTTGCAGCAGCAGGTCGCGCAGTTGGGTGAAATCGACGCTCGCGAGATCAATACGATCGAGATCGGCGACGGTTTGCATGTGCGCGTCGGTCGATATGGCCCGTATTTGGAGGATATGAACCATCTGGATGATGAGGGCAATCCGAAGCGTGCCTCGCTGCCGGATACGCTCGCTCCGGATGAGCTGACGGTGGAAGTCGGTCATGATTTGATCGAGAACCATTCCGGCGGTCCGCGCGCTCTTGGCGTCGATCCGGTTTCCGGAGGCACCGTTGAAGTGCGTAATGGTCGTTTCGGGCCGTATGTTGCGCTGGTGATGCCTTCTTCGGATGCTGGTGCTGACGGTGACGTGGCTGGTGGTGGCAAGTCGAAGAAGGGCAAGAGCGCTAAGAAGGCTGCCGATCGCCCGAAGATGGCGTCGTTGTTCAAGACGATGAGTCCGGAATCGTTGACGTTGGATGATGCGTTGCGTCTGCTGAGCTTGCCGCGTGAAATCGGTTCGTATGAAGAGGTGGATGCGCAGACCGGTGAAGTGCAGACGGTTACCGTGCAGGCCAATAATGGTCGTTACGGTCCGTATTTGACGAAGACTGGTGCCGATGGCAAGTCGGATACGCGTTCGCTCGCTTCGGAAGATGAGATTTTCACGGTTGATTTGGATAAGGCGAAGGAACTGTTCGCCCAGCCGAAGTATGGCCGTGGGCGCGGTCGTGGCGCTGCCAAGCCACCGCTGCGTGAACTGGGCGTCGATCCGGAAACGCAAAAGCAGGTGACCATCAAGGAAGGCTTCTACGGCGCGTATATCACCGATGGTGAAACGAACCGTACGTTGCCGAAGCAGTAT
This window of the Bifidobacterium pseudocatenulatum DSM 20438 = JCM 1200 = LMG 10505 genome carries:
- the topA gene encoding type I DNA topoisomerase, producing the protein MATGSKLVIVESPTKAKKIGGYLGSEYTVMASVGHIRDLAQPSQVPAADKTKFGKFGVDVEDGFKPYYIVDGNKKKTVSELKSALKKADTLYLATDEDREGEAIAWHLVQTLKPKVPVKRMVFHEITKEAIKASLDNTRDVDDDMVDAQETRRILDRLYGYELSPVLWRKVGPGLSAGRVQSVATRLIVERERERMAFVRAPYWDVTATLEAPDADGNNVAFDSRMVSLGGRRLAGSKDFGADGKLTAAGAKDQVVQLDEAQASAIAQALEFATFTVASMETKPYRRRPVPPFTTSTLQQTAGNRLGMSSRQTMRAAQGLYENGYITYMRTDSVTLSQEAIAAAREAVVKHFGENYLSDAPKQYATKTAGAQEAHECIRPAGAKFRDPAEIASKVPADQLKLYTLIWQRTLACQMADATGSTATVRLSASTESNGEAMFQASGTVIEFPGFMKATGEGRRAFAESKKGDVAGSVEQAAQSGKSSKADKKSDDNVSLPPMNPGDALAAVAVGADGHETQPPARYTEASLVKTLEQKEIGRPSTYASIISTIIDRGYVYERGRALIPSWLAFSVVKLLETKFPRYVDYEFTADMESGLDQIASGQETGRNWLTRFYFGSGEGAAQSADEAHAGLQQQVAQLGEIDAREINTIEIGDGLHVRVGRYGPYLEDMNHLDDEGNPKRASLPDTLAPDELTVEVGHDLIENHSGGPRALGVDPVSGGTVEVRNGRFGPYVALVMPSSDAGADGDVAGGGKSKKGKSAKKAADRPKMASLFKTMSPESLTLDDALRLLSLPREIGSYEEVDAQTGEVQTVTVQANNGRYGPYLTKTGADGKSDTRSLASEDEIFTVDLDKAKELFAQPKYGRGRGRGAAKPPLRELGVDPETQKQVTIKEGFYGAYITDGETNRTLPKQYAPESIEPAEAFRLLAEKRAQGPSKRRGRKGAAGKGGAKKTAAKGAKASADQVRADRRAKVRELADKGWANTRIAKEIGSTPTTVKADVEWLAVNEGYTRPAVVPAR
- the glf gene encoding UDP-galactopyranose mutase: MTEAVEYPDLVVVGAGLFGLTVAQQAVERLGVRVEIIDVRDHIGGNAYSYMDEETGAEIHKYGAHLFHTSNKRVWDYVNRFTSFTDYVHRVYATHDGEVYPLPINLGTINQFFRAHYTPAEAKALVAEQAGELAGKDPQNLNDKGISLIGRPLYEAFIKNYTGKQWQTDPKDLPAGIINRLPVRFNYDNRYFKDTWEGLPADGYTAWMERMIDDPRIHVTLETDFFDESQPYNRKALAAAGVPVVYTGPVDRYFDYSLGELKWRTVDFKEVRYDEGDHFGCPVMNFSDADVPYTRAIEFKNFNPERAASQNPDRTVVWEEYSRFAERGDEPYYPINTEADKALYARYEELAKAEPKTVFGGRLGTYKYYDMHNVIDTALTAYEEQVEPLLKK
- a CDS encoding phosphatase PAP2 family protein, whose translation is MTDEFKPIIRDPHKSANMLEQPVAPVPVPQPPSDPIEQVLSPREVSEGLAKADPLTRHPRVSSIMLSVVFGLLLLAAAVGVWWLGVRTMEGQSYEDMVWSKFDAALPGWLEPVVHVFTISTVVIATSAIMSIIALAVLIVRKRWLLIAQLAVFGGICFATAELLKPLLPRPYLINLESNPNNSAPSGHVILAAAAGVILLCAVPRVCRALVAVIGWLYAVLVGLSVIAGQWHRPTDVIMALLIVGGVAMITLAATFANGMDEPGSRASSPSVQIVGSVLLTFGVLGTLYGAYIIWQIQPGLAMSAEWTNSGAHLSTVILTASVASLVFGLVLTMRQLTASPLTKLGLVGAPPAPPKR